One genomic segment of Ignisphaera sp. includes these proteins:
- a CDS encoding HEPN domain-containing protein, with the protein MYSFDESEFNRWIKSARLTLESAKRDHVNRDYNWSCFKAHQAAEKALKAILWGLGSPRIGHSLVELGNVLKSIGIEISIDIYEALVRLSKFYIPTRYPDVWSEGVPEDYYTESESREAIEFAEKVIDWVISVWRKLLKSG; encoded by the coding sequence TTGTATAGTTTTGATGAGAGTGAGTTCAATAGATGGATTAAGAGTGCTAGACTAACGCTTGAATCTGCTAAAAGAGATCATGTTAATAGAGATTACAACTGGTCTTGTTTTAAAGCTCATCAAGCTGCTGAAAAAGCTCTCAAAGCTATTCTATGGGGATTAGGTAGCCCGAGAATAGGGCATTCGCTAGTTGAGTTAGGTAATGTCTTGAAGAGTATAGGTATAGAGATCTCTATTGATATCTATGAAGCTCTCGTGAGATTGAGTAAATTCTATATACCTACGAGGTATCCTGATGTATGGAGTGAAGGGGTACCTGAAGACTATTACACAGAAAGTGAATCTAGAGAAGCTATAGAATTTGCTGAAAAAGTTATTGATTGGGTGATAAGTGTTTGGAGAAAGTTGTTGAAAAGCGGATAA
- a CDS encoding ABC transporter ATP-binding protein → MQKNNDQEKNDILVVEDIKVWYPIRKLFSIIGYIRAVDGVSFNIKRGEITAIVGESGCGKSTLAKTIVGLIPITSGRIVFDGVDITKIPRTQIRRWYSRQVGYIQQDPYGAMPPFMNIKSILEEPMKIHGVSKQERIEKVYSILMEVGLTPPEDFMNKYPHMLSGGQLQRVAIARALVLRPKLVVADEPVSMLDASVRIEILTLFKELKEKYNLSVIYITHDFATAKYFSDNIIVMYAGQFVEKGLSMEVIHSPKHPYTRALLSVLPDPDPRNRSIMRKTLPGEPPSLINPPSGCRFYPRCPQAMDKCRNQEPPMVQLKTNIQVKCWLYA, encoded by the coding sequence ATGCAGAAAAATAACGATCAAGAGAAAAACGATATACTTGTTGTAGAAGATATAAAAGTTTGGTATCCAATAAGAAAACTGTTCTCGATAATAGGGTATATTAGAGCAGTTGATGGAGTTTCTTTCAACATAAAAAGAGGCGAGATAACAGCTATTGTAGGTGAAAGTGGTTGCGGTAAATCAACACTAGCTAAAACAATTGTTGGACTTATACCCATAACGAGCGGTAGAATAGTATTCGATGGAGTTGATATAACGAAGATCCCGAGGACCCAGATAAGGAGATGGTACTCAAGACAGGTAGGCTATATTCAGCAAGATCCTTACGGTGCTATGCCTCCATTCATGAATATAAAGTCGATACTTGAAGAACCTATGAAGATACATGGTGTATCTAAGCAAGAGCGTATAGAAAAAGTATACAGTATACTGATGGAGGTTGGATTAACACCTCCAGAAGATTTTATGAATAAATATCCTCATATGCTTAGCGGTGGACAGCTACAACGTGTTGCTATAGCTAGAGCACTAGTTCTTAGACCTAAGCTTGTAGTAGCTGATGAACCTGTGTCTATGCTTGATGCATCTGTTCGTATTGAGATACTCACCTTATTTAAGGAGTTAAAAGAGAAGTACAACTTATCAGTAATATACATAACACATGATTTTGCAACAGCAAAATATTTTTCAGATAACATAATCGTTATGTATGCAGGTCAATTTGTAGAAAAAGGGCTATCCATGGAGGTAATACATAGCCCAAAGCATCCATATACAAGAGCTCTGTTAAGTGTGTTACCAGATCCAGATCCCCGAAATAGATCTATAATGCGTAAAACTCTTCCAGGTGAACCACCAAGCTTAATTAATCCTCCTTCTGGATGTAGATTCTATCCAAGATGTCCACAAGCAATGGATAAGTGTAGAAACCAGGAACCGCCCATGGTTCAGCTAAAAACAAATATACAAGTCAAGTGTTGGCTCTATGCCTAG